In Micromonospora sp. NBC_01813, the following are encoded in one genomic region:
- a CDS encoding FAD-binding protein, with the protein MDGNVIESDVLVIGGGIAGCVAAVRAAEAGASVVLIDKTRSVRRSGDAGRGLAFLTTYLDLGEDWDTPEVFAKWYCDIALGLVDMDVAGPLGIEPLPAVCRFLEESGVPLRNADGGYDRVGRMWTPGPIVLKFDGADIKPRLAERAAATDRVRIIGGVHATSVQLDGTGRAVGATGFDIRSCEFLTFRAGAVIVATGNAERVIFNSPRRDAFHTYHRPYHATTGFALAARAGAVAANIEFLGTFLFPRGFATGAMGNLLEAGGRLVNGNGQLIADLPDIEGERRFGFGIVGKAAGEVLAGRGPVYIDCTHLPPAEIAAISDYISYDAPLFLEFLEQSGIDLARHPVEFELFNGAWSATGSPKGVVVGADGQTRVPGLFAAGDLATPAYALAGSLATGYVIGRTAAEFARSAGAPTLDPAAVAAERQRTLAPLNRTSGIGWREYEHQLQDLMTKYVGMDRNQIGLRQAAEYLRGYAVAADTVRAAGGHELMRAHEAFDLRLFDEMMTAVALERDESRFSFLMGHYRTDRPAPDDQRWLGVSILAGHDGDRPVLEHTVPTPAWRTAQLANRSVVELVGERGARLAGKVG; encoded by the coding sequence GTGGACGGAAACGTGATCGAGTCCGACGTACTCGTCATCGGTGGGGGAATCGCGGGATGCGTGGCGGCGGTGCGCGCTGCGGAGGCGGGTGCCTCGGTGGTGCTGATCGACAAGACCCGGTCGGTACGCCGATCCGGCGACGCCGGTCGCGGACTGGCCTTCCTCACCACCTACCTGGACCTCGGCGAGGACTGGGACACCCCGGAGGTCTTCGCCAAGTGGTACTGCGACATCGCCCTGGGCCTGGTCGACATGGACGTGGCCGGGCCGCTGGGCATCGAACCGCTGCCAGCGGTCTGCCGGTTCCTCGAGGAGTCGGGCGTGCCGTTGCGCAACGCCGACGGCGGCTACGACCGGGTCGGCAGGATGTGGACACCAGGGCCGATCGTGCTCAAGTTCGACGGCGCCGACATCAAGCCCAGACTGGCCGAACGGGCTGCGGCCACCGACCGGGTACGGATCATCGGCGGCGTGCACGCCACCAGCGTGCAGCTCGACGGCACCGGCCGCGCGGTCGGCGCGACCGGCTTCGACATCCGGTCCTGCGAGTTCCTCACCTTCCGGGCCGGGGCCGTGATCGTCGCCACCGGCAACGCGGAACGGGTCATCTTCAACTCGCCCCGCCGCGACGCCTTCCACACGTACCACCGGCCATACCACGCCACCACCGGATTCGCGCTCGCCGCCCGCGCCGGTGCGGTTGCCGCCAACATCGAGTTCCTCGGGACCTTCCTCTTCCCCCGTGGCTTCGCCACCGGTGCGATGGGCAACCTGCTCGAGGCCGGCGGCCGACTGGTCAACGGAAACGGCCAACTCATCGCCGACCTGCCCGACATCGAGGGGGAACGTCGGTTCGGCTTCGGCATCGTCGGCAAGGCCGCTGGCGAGGTACTCGCCGGCCGTGGACCGGTCTACATCGACTGCACCCATCTGCCGCCCGCCGAGATCGCCGCGATCAGCGACTACATCTCCTACGACGCCCCACTGTTCCTGGAGTTCCTGGAGCAGTCCGGCATCGACCTGGCCCGCCATCCGGTCGAGTTCGAGCTGTTCAACGGCGCCTGGTCGGCCACCGGGTCACCCAAGGGAGTGGTGGTCGGTGCCGACGGGCAGACCCGGGTGCCCGGGCTGTTCGCCGCCGGCGACCTGGCCACCCCGGCGTACGCCCTGGCCGGGTCGCTGGCCACCGGTTACGTCATCGGTCGCACCGCCGCCGAATTCGCCCGCTCCGCCGGGGCACCGACCCTCGACCCGGCGGCGGTCGCCGCCGAGCGGCAGCGGACCCTGGCTCCACTGAACCGCACCAGCGGGATCGGCTGGCGTGAGTACGAGCATCAACTGCAGGACCTGATGACCAAGTACGTGGGGATGGACCGCAACCAGATCGGGTTGCGGCAGGCCGCCGAGTATCTGCGCGGGTACGCGGTGGCGGCCGATACTGTCCGGGCGGCCGGCGGGCATGAGCTGATGCGCGCACACGAAGCGTTCGACCTGCGGTTGTTCGACGAGATGATGACCGCCGTCGCCCTGGAACGGGACGAGAGCCGGTTCAGCTTCCTGATGGGTCACTACCGCACCGACCGACCGGCACCCGACGACCAGCGGTGGCTCGGCGTGTCGATCCTCGCCGGCCACGACGGTGACCGGCCGGTGCTGGAGCACACCGTGCCGACGCCGGCCTGGCGTACGGCGCAGCTGGCGAACCGGTCGGTCGTGGAACTGGTCGGTGAACGGGGAGCGCGGCTCGCCGGGAAGGTGGGATAG
- a CDS encoding 4Fe-4S dicluster domain-containing protein, whose translation MAPRINENLCNLCGICQDVCPGDILHIDRGVTEIVRYPDECSYCDVCRVECPAGAIDIDFTWSMRQQPISILPGRPES comes from the coding sequence ATGGCACCACGGATCAACGAGAACCTCTGCAACCTCTGTGGGATCTGCCAGGACGTCTGTCCCGGCGACATCCTGCACATCGATCGCGGGGTGACGGAGATCGTCCGCTACCCGGACGAGTGCAGCTACTGCGACGTCTGCCGGGTCGAGTGCCCGGCCGGAGCCATCGACATCGACTTCACCTGGAGCATGCGGCAGCAGCCGATCTCCATCCTGCCGGGCCGGCCCGAGTCATGA
- a CDS encoding FAD-dependent oxidoreductase encodes MHELPRRTDVVVAGTGAAGLTAALAAAASGLRVTILEKAPVIGGTTVVSGGSIWAPANRWLAEAGVPDSRDDALTYLRRLALGRVPDQLIETFVDQVNPMLDLVVEHTGLRFTPNLEHPDYQPDLPGAHPGGRTLQSDLFDATLLGELRGRLRPTHSTVPVTKLELDQWGMDTLDRWDWALIAERTAKGVVGMGAALVGELLHGCLRLGATVHTQARAVRLHRTGGRVDGVTVTTPDGDVEIAAQRGVVLASGGFEWDPAMVGRFLGVPMDAPASPPANAGDGLRMVMEVGAALGNMSEAWWGPMVYAAGDTYDGEPLFRPTSGLRALPGGIIVNRHGRRFSNEAMNYNDLGKAMAAFDPIRYEYGNLPCWLVFDDRFRSSYSVATATPDAPTPGWMATAPSLAELAAEVGIDPTGLADQVAEFNRHAEQGQDPQFGRGATVYDRYRGDPTVTPHRNLRPLGAGPYYAVRLHLGCLGTKGGPVCDEHGQVRDVAGDLIAGLYACGNVAASPFGPGYPGAGATLAAGMTYGFLSGRSLAAG; translated from the coding sequence ATGCACGAGTTGCCACGGCGTACCGATGTGGTGGTGGCCGGCACCGGCGCCGCCGGGTTGACCGCGGCGTTGGCCGCCGCCGCGTCCGGTCTGCGGGTCACGATCCTGGAGAAGGCGCCGGTGATCGGCGGCACCACCGTGGTCTCCGGCGGCTCCATCTGGGCACCGGCGAACCGCTGGCTGGCCGAGGCGGGCGTGCCGGACAGCCGCGACGACGCGTTGACCTACCTGCGTCGACTGGCCCTGGGCAGGGTTCCCGACCAGCTGATCGAGACGTTCGTCGACCAGGTCAACCCGATGTTGGACCTGGTGGTCGAGCACACCGGCCTGCGCTTCACCCCGAACCTGGAACACCCCGACTATCAGCCGGACCTGCCCGGTGCGCACCCCGGCGGTCGGACCCTGCAGAGCGATCTGTTCGACGCGACACTCCTCGGTGAGCTGCGCGGCAGACTTCGACCGACGCACAGCACGGTCCCGGTGACCAAGCTCGAACTGGACCAGTGGGGGATGGACACCCTGGACCGGTGGGACTGGGCGCTGATCGCCGAACGTACCGCCAAGGGCGTGGTCGGCATGGGCGCGGCCCTGGTCGGCGAGCTGCTGCACGGCTGCCTGCGGCTCGGCGCGACGGTGCACACCCAGGCGCGGGCGGTCCGGCTGCACCGTACCGGTGGCCGGGTCGACGGCGTCACCGTGACGACGCCGGACGGGGATGTCGAGATCGCCGCGCAGCGCGGGGTGGTGCTCGCCTCCGGCGGATTCGAGTGGGATCCGGCGATGGTCGGGCGGTTCCTCGGCGTACCGATGGACGCTCCGGCCAGCCCGCCCGCGAACGCCGGTGACGGTCTGCGGATGGTGATGGAGGTCGGCGCGGCGCTCGGCAACATGAGTGAGGCCTGGTGGGGGCCGATGGTGTACGCGGCCGGTGACACCTACGACGGCGAGCCGCTGTTCCGCCCGACCTCCGGGCTGCGGGCGTTGCCCGGCGGGATCATCGTCAACCGACATGGCCGGCGGTTCTCGAACGAGGCGATGAACTACAACGACCTGGGCAAGGCGATGGCGGCGTTCGACCCGATCCGCTACGAGTACGGCAACCTGCCGTGCTGGCTGGTGTTCGACGACCGGTTCCGCTCGTCGTACTCGGTGGCGACCGCCACCCCCGACGCGCCCACACCCGGGTGGATGGCGACCGCGCCGAGCCTCGCGGAACTGGCCGCCGAGGTCGGCATCGATCCGACCGGGTTGGCCGATCAGGTCGCCGAGTTCAACCGGCATGCCGAACAGGGCCAGGATCCACAGTTCGGACGCGGAGCGACGGTGTACGACCGGTACCGGGGCGACCCGACCGTGACGCCGCACCGTAACCTTCGTCCGCTCGGGGCGGGTCCCTACTACGCGGTGCGGCTGCACCTCGGATGCCTGGGCACCAAGGGCGGCCCGGTCTGCGACGAGCACGGTCAGGTGCGGGACGTTGCCGGCGACCTGATCGCCGGCCTGTACGCCTGCGGGAACGTGGCGGCCAGTCCGTTCGGGCCGGGCTATCCGGGTGCCGGGGCGACGCTGGCGGCCGGTATGACCTACGGATTCCTCAGCGGCCGGTCACTCGCCGCCGGATGA
- a CDS encoding TetR/AcrR family transcriptional regulator: MAESLDRRQQIIGAAAASFASRGVAATTVRQIADEVGILSGSLYHHFDSKEAIVEAILGPYLEDLRRRYAEVLTGDSDPATRLRNLVRASLETAAAHPHATEIYQNDVNYLRGLARFHYLKDVAREVQSAWLSVIEAGVDSGAFRTDIDTRVFYRFIRDAVWLSVRWFHPTPEYPTSRLADQCTAIFLDGLADRRAAAPDRADTTEPAPVAAG, translated from the coding sequence GTGGCAGAGTCGCTGGATCGACGACAGCAGATCATCGGCGCCGCCGCGGCCTCCTTCGCCAGCCGCGGGGTGGCCGCCACCACGGTGCGCCAGATCGCCGACGAGGTCGGCATCCTGTCCGGCAGCCTGTACCACCACTTCGACTCCAAGGAAGCGATCGTCGAGGCGATCCTCGGCCCCTACCTCGAGGACCTGCGCCGCCGGTACGCCGAGGTGCTCACCGGGGACAGCGACCCGGCCACCCGGCTGCGCAACCTGGTGCGCGCCTCGCTGGAGACCGCCGCGGCGCACCCGCACGCCACGGAGATCTACCAGAACGACGTCAACTACCTGCGCGGGCTGGCCCGGTTCCACTACCTCAAGGACGTCGCCCGAGAGGTTCAGAGCGCCTGGCTCAGCGTGATCGAGGCCGGCGTCGACAGCGGGGCGTTCCGCACCGACATCGACACCCGGGTCTTCTACCGTTTCATCCGCGACGCGGTGTGGCTGTCCGTACGCTGGTTCCACCCCACCCCCGAGTACCCCACCAGCCGGCTCGCCGACCAGTGCACCGCGATCTTCCTCGACGGGCTGGCCGACCGGCGGGCCGCCGCGCCCGACCGGGCCGACACGACCGAGCCCGCGCCGGTCGCAGCGGGCTGA
- a CDS encoding ABC transporter substrate-binding protein — translation MATGRKYKWNGASARVAVAGLLLATVAACGDDGETSETGGTITMATWSATQSLDPVQVAGTGNSGGAELAALYDTIMRYDPDGGTFEPNTAESLTPNDDFTQWTLTLRSGITFSDGAPYDSAAVVANLQRHTEARSNASSLVAPITDYATPDDRTVVFTLAFPWNNFPFALAGTPGMVVNPAAVAEQGDAFGTNPVGGGAGPFILDEFRADESLTLTRNPDYWGGEVPLDGVRFIHAGDGPQTYEAFRAGSVDLAFLRDAGAIADAEADGAAGIRVQYSANDTMIMNNGFPITCQEGEPAPRCDGQPDGTQLESTAPTADKRVRQAVAAAIDPETLKQRVYGGAGSMSSALISEESRWYDGVEGPAYDIDRARELVEQVKADGWDGRIRVSCHTGLPTWGTAVQGMLEAAGMQVELTDQQEIAANTSAVIVRKDFDLACFGSSISDAEPFFALNRDFNSTYVTTGGGNFSGYVNPTVDEAIAAGRAAGSEAEVKAAITTIARAYAEDAPFLALTAQPEVVLISEEVGDVLQSVNTVMLLGKATRG, via the coding sequence ATGGCAACTGGTCGGAAATACAAGTGGAACGGGGCGTCCGCCCGCGTCGCGGTGGCCGGACTGCTGCTCGCCACCGTCGCCGCGTGCGGCGACGACGGTGAGACCAGCGAGACCGGTGGCACGATCACGATGGCCACCTGGTCCGCCACCCAGTCCCTCGACCCGGTCCAGGTGGCCGGCACCGGAAACTCCGGCGGCGCCGAACTGGCCGCCCTCTACGACACGATCATGCGGTACGACCCGGACGGCGGCACCTTCGAGCCGAACACCGCCGAGTCGCTGACCCCCAACGACGACTTCACCCAGTGGACGCTCACCCTGCGTTCCGGGATCACCTTCAGCGACGGGGCGCCGTACGACTCGGCGGCGGTCGTGGCCAATCTGCAGCGGCACACCGAAGCCCGGTCCAACGCCAGCTCACTGGTCGCACCGATCACCGACTACGCCACCCCCGACGACCGTACGGTCGTCTTCACCCTCGCCTTCCCGTGGAACAACTTCCCGTTCGCCCTCGCCGGCACCCCCGGCATGGTGGTCAACCCGGCCGCGGTGGCCGAGCAGGGCGACGCCTTCGGCACCAACCCGGTAGGCGGTGGCGCGGGACCGTTCATCCTTGACGAGTTCCGGGCCGACGAGTCGTTGACGCTGACCCGCAACCCCGACTACTGGGGCGGTGAGGTACCGCTCGACGGGGTGCGCTTCATTCACGCCGGCGACGGACCGCAGACCTACGAGGCGTTCCGGGCCGGCAGCGTCGACCTGGCCTTCCTGCGCGATGCCGGGGCGATCGCGGATGCCGAGGCGGACGGAGCCGCCGGCATCCGGGTGCAGTACTCCGCCAACGACACCATGATCATGAACAACGGTTTCCCGATCACCTGCCAGGAGGGGGAACCGGCGCCGCGCTGCGACGGCCAGCCCGACGGCACCCAGCTGGAATCCACCGCACCGACCGCGGACAAGCGGGTCCGCCAGGCGGTCGCCGCCGCCATCGACCCGGAGACGCTCAAACAACGGGTGTACGGCGGCGCCGGCAGCATGTCCAGCGCGTTGATCTCCGAAGAGTCCCGCTGGTACGACGGCGTCGAAGGACCTGCGTACGACATCGACCGGGCCCGGGAGCTGGTCGAGCAGGTCAAGGCCGACGGCTGGGACGGACGGATCCGGGTCAGCTGCCACACCGGGCTGCCGACCTGGGGAACAGCGGTCCAGGGCATGCTGGAGGCGGCCGGAATGCAGGTCGAGCTGACCGACCAGCAGGAGATCGCCGCGAACACCTCGGCGGTCATCGTCCGCAAGGACTTCGACCTGGCCTGCTTCGGCTCGTCGATCTCCGACGCCGAGCCGTTCTTCGCCCTCAACCGGGACTTCAACTCCACCTACGTCACCACCGGTGGCGGCAACTTCTCCGGATACGTCAACCCGACCGTCGACGAGGCGATCGCCGCCGGCCGGGCCGCCGGCAGCGAGGCCGAGGTGAAGGCCGCGATCACCACCATCGCCCGGGCCTACGCCGAGGACGCGCCGTTCCTCGCGCTGACCGCCCAGCCGGAGGTGGTGCTCATCTCCGAGGAGGTTGGCGACGTCTTGCAGAGCGTCAACACCGTGATGCTGCTCGGCAAGGCGACCCGGGGATGA
- a CDS encoding SDR family NAD(P)-dependent oxidoreductase, which produces MTGRPATDAADPSARVTGRGGAGATGTTPASPVALITAAAHGIGAATARSFAEAGYRLVLADVDAEGLAGTAAEIGGPATTVIADVTTEAGAAAAVDAAVTGYARLDTLINVVGGSRPGRTVLDLELAEWDSWLSLNLTSVFLMCRAALPRLAAVGGSIVNVSSGAGLRGMRANPAYCAAKAGVVGLTRALAIDHGAAGVRVNCVAPGPIRTPLMERNRSAAEIDAMGRIAVLGRIGEPTEIAAAIRWLASDAASYLTGQTIEVDGGPAPLV; this is translated from the coding sequence ATGACCGGACGACCCGCGACCGACGCCGCTGACCCGTCGGCGCGGGTCACCGGGCGGGGTGGTGCCGGCGCGACCGGCACCACCCCGGCTTCCCCGGTGGCCCTGATCACCGCCGCCGCACACGGCATCGGGGCGGCCACCGCCAGATCCTTCGCCGAGGCCGGCTACCGGCTGGTGCTGGCCGACGTCGACGCCGAGGGCCTGGCCGGCACCGCCGCCGAGATCGGCGGACCGGCGACCACGGTGATCGCCGACGTGACCACCGAAGCGGGTGCCGCCGCCGCGGTCGACGCGGCCGTGACCGGGTACGCACGGCTGGACACGTTGATCAACGTGGTGGGTGGCAGCCGGCCCGGCCGAACCGTGCTCGACCTCGAGCTGGCCGAGTGGGACAGCTGGCTGTCGCTCAACCTGACCTCGGTGTTCCTGATGTGCCGCGCCGCGTTGCCGCGACTGGCGGCCGTCGGCGGTTCGATCGTGAACGTCTCCTCCGGCGCCGGCCTGCGCGGCATGCGGGCCAACCCGGCCTACTGTGCCGCCAAGGCAGGCGTCGTCGGCCTGACCCGGGCGCTGGCCATCGACCACGGTGCCGCCGGGGTCCGGGTCAACTGCGTCGCGCCCGGTCCGATCCGTACCCCGTTGATGGAGCGCAACCGCAGCGCCGCCGAGATCGACGCGATGGGCCGGATCGCCGTACTGGGCCGCATCGGTGAGCCCACCGAGATCGCTGCGGCGATCCGCTGGCTGGCCAGTGACGCCGCGTCGTACCTGACCGGCCAGACCATCGAGGTCGACGGCGGCCCGGCCCCGCTGGTCTGA
- a CDS encoding ABC transporter permease: MLRTVAIKLALLVPVLFLVSVGTFVLLQLGPGDPAAQVLGNTGTAADYQRIRAEMGLDQPPVQRYFEWLGGVLRGDLGQNLVPPVENVSDRLLRAFPVNLQLAAMAIVLALLIAIPLAMWSAYRAGGLVDRWISAGTIGVISVPPFLVGLLLLLMFAIYLGWFPLGQWARPSDSGWGQNLWHAFLPALTLALAEAPVFARLLRSDLVATLQEDFILAARAKGMPGWHIMLREALRPSSFSLITLAGVSAGRLLGGTIIVEAVFALPGVGSVIIKAAQGNDFKLVQGGVLLIAVIYLLLNLVVDVLYGYLDPRIRRRHA, from the coding sequence ATGCTGCGGACCGTGGCCATCAAACTGGCCCTGCTCGTCCCGGTGCTGTTCCTGGTGAGCGTGGGGACGTTCGTCCTGCTCCAGCTGGGGCCCGGTGACCCCGCCGCTCAGGTACTCGGCAACACCGGCACGGCCGCCGACTACCAGCGGATCCGCGCCGAGATGGGCTTGGACCAGCCACCGGTGCAGCGCTACTTCGAGTGGCTCGGTGGGGTGCTGCGCGGCGACCTCGGGCAGAACCTGGTGCCACCGGTCGAGAACGTCTCGGACCGGTTGCTGCGGGCCTTCCCGGTGAACCTGCAACTCGCCGCGATGGCGATCGTCCTGGCCCTGCTGATCGCGATCCCCCTGGCGATGTGGTCGGCGTACCGGGCCGGCGGGCTGGTCGACCGGTGGATCTCGGCCGGCACCATCGGCGTCATCTCGGTCCCACCGTTTCTGGTCGGCCTGCTCCTGCTGCTGATGTTCGCCATCTACCTCGGCTGGTTCCCGCTCGGGCAGTGGGCCCGCCCGTCCGACTCGGGCTGGGGGCAGAACCTGTGGCACGCCTTCCTGCCCGCGCTGACCCTGGCGCTGGCCGAAGCGCCGGTCTTCGCCCGGCTGCTGCGCAGCGATCTGGTGGCCACCCTGCAGGAGGACTTCATCCTCGCCGCCCGGGCCAAGGGCATGCCCGGCTGGCACATCATGCTCCGTGAGGCGCTGCGCCCGTCGTCGTTCTCGTTGATCACCCTGGCCGGAGTCAGCGCCGGCCGGCTGCTGGGCGGCACCATCATCGTCGAAGCGGTCTTCGCGCTGCCCGGCGTGGGCAGCGTGATCATCAAGGCGGCGCAGGGCAACGACTTCAAGCTCGTGCAGGGTGGCGTGCTGCTGATCGCGGTGATCTACCTGCTGCTCAATCTCGTGGTCGACGTGCTGTACGGCTACCTGGACCCACGGATCCGGAGGCGGCATGCCTGA
- a CDS encoding ABC transporter permease, with the protein MPDLSPPAAAPAVAPAADRSPRSTGRRRVDVAFWLSVCWLVGLAACALLADLLPLGNADDTTATIGVAGYARPDLFSANPLGTNGFGLDLLARSIYGARVSLLTVGCTVVVSLLIGGLIGMVAGYFRGWVDVVIGIFADATLVIPALVLLIAFAAVLGPPRTVPEAVLKSGLALAVVGIPTMIRLARANTLLFAQREFVTASRAMGATHARILVRELLPNVALPLVSYAFIVAAVLIVAEGSLAFLGLGLQQPAPSWGNMIAEGGLRELRRHPHVPLIPGVFMFLTVFSLNIVGERARARWDPRDSQV; encoded by the coding sequence ATGCCTGACCTCAGCCCACCCGCGGCCGCGCCGGCCGTCGCGCCGGCCGCCGACCGGTCACCACGGTCCACCGGGCGTCGTCGGGTGGATGTCGCCTTCTGGCTCAGCGTCTGCTGGCTGGTGGGACTCGCCGCCTGCGCGCTGCTCGCCGATCTGCTGCCGCTGGGCAACGCCGACGACACCACCGCGACCATCGGGGTCGCCGGCTACGCCCGACCGGACCTGTTCTCGGCCAACCCACTGGGCACCAACGGCTTCGGCCTCGACCTGCTGGCACGTTCCATCTACGGAGCGCGGGTGAGCCTGCTGACCGTGGGCTGCACCGTCGTGGTCAGCCTGCTGATCGGTGGCCTGATCGGCATGGTCGCCGGCTACTTCCGGGGCTGGGTCGACGTGGTGATCGGGATCTTCGCCGACGCCACGCTGGTGATCCCCGCGCTCGTGCTGCTGATCGCCTTCGCGGCGGTCCTCGGCCCACCCCGGACCGTCCCGGAGGCGGTGCTCAAGAGCGGACTGGCGCTCGCCGTGGTCGGCATCCCGACGATGATCCGGCTGGCCCGGGCCAACACGCTGCTCTTCGCGCAACGGGAGTTCGTCACCGCCAGCCGGGCGATGGGCGCCACCCACGCCCGGATCCTGGTCCGCGAACTGTTGCCCAACGTGGCGCTGCCGCTGGTCTCGTACGCCTTCATCGTCGCCGCGGTGCTGATCGTCGCGGAAGGATCGTTGGCCTTCCTCGGCCTCGGTCTGCAACAGCCCGCCCCGTCCTGGGGAAACATGATCGCCGAAGGTGGACTGCGGGAGCTACGCCGTCATCCGCACGTGCCGCTGATCCCCGGCGTCTTCATGTTCCTCACCGTGTTCAGTCTCAACATCGTCGGCGAGCGTGCCCGGGCCCGGTGGGACCCCCGGGACTCCCAGGTCTGA
- a CDS encoding SDR family NAD(P)-dependent oxidoreductase: MRTDESVFRLDGRVAAVTGAGSGIGRAVAQTLAGVGASVVVADIDADRGAETVAAITDAGGQASFQRTDVSRRPDLDALVSAAVDRYGGLDIQCNIAGVPSLVRDLTEVTGADLDAEFAISVKGVLYGCQAAAEVMARRGAGTIVNISSTAADLPAAGYGLYHLGKLAVVGMTRTLALELGPKGIRVNAIAPGATLTNFSARNFTNPDGSVDEERKRQWLAGMAARSPMNVVGDPQDQALLVLYLVSDAARFVTGQLIRANGGWSMG, encoded by the coding sequence ATGAGAACGGACGAGTCGGTGTTTCGGCTGGACGGCCGGGTCGCCGCGGTGACCGGTGCCGGCAGCGGGATCGGCCGGGCGGTCGCACAGACCCTGGCCGGTGTCGGGGCAAGTGTCGTCGTCGCCGACATCGATGCTGATCGTGGAGCCGAGACGGTTGCCGCCATCACCGACGCCGGCGGGCAGGCCAGCTTCCAGCGTACCGACGTCAGCCGTCGACCCGACCTGGACGCGTTGGTGAGCGCGGCGGTGGACCGCTACGGCGGGCTGGACATCCAGTGCAACATCGCCGGCGTTCCGTCGTTGGTGCGGGACCTGACCGAGGTCACCGGGGCCGACCTCGACGCCGAGTTCGCGATCAGCGTCAAAGGCGTGCTGTACGGCTGCCAGGCGGCCGCCGAGGTGATGGCCCGTCGGGGCGCCGGCACGATCGTCAACATCTCCTCGACCGCCGCCGATCTGCCCGCAGCCGGCTACGGCCTCTACCACCTCGGCAAACTGGCCGTCGTCGGGATGACCCGGACGCTCGCCCTGGAGCTCGGGCCGAAGGGGATCCGGGTCAACGCGATCGCCCCCGGTGCGACGTTGACCAACTTCAGCGCCCGCAACTTCACCAATCCGGACGGCAGCGTCGACGAGGAGCGCAAACGGCAGTGGCTGGCCGGCATGGCCGCCCGGTCACCGATGAACGTCGTCGGTGATCCGCAGGATCAGGCGCTGCTGGTGCTCTACCTGGTGTCCGACGCGGCCCGATTCGTCACCGGACAGCTGATCCGGGCCAACGGCGGATGGTCGATGGGGTGA
- a CDS encoding aminotransferase-like domain-containing protein, which translates to MTVRPDLAARTAGMRPSKLRELVAAAAGPPPAGGLMSLGGGLPPAEAFPVAAVSAAAGRVLSTAATAALQYSPTEGDPALLDLIGADLAGRLRLPDPAGRLLVTTGSQQALDLIGKVLLDPGDVAVVESPAYVGALRALAAYQPRIVEVPVDDDGMDVDRLAQQLQAGLRPKLCYLVANFSNPSGRTLAVGRRTQLAALAARYGFLIVEDDPYGQLRFTGADLPPIASSGTEHVVYLGSFSKLVAPGLRIGYLAAPHWLHRRLVVAKQATDLNSAAFSQRLLVELLTTPDWFAGHLAGLRVLYRQRAQALTGALRDRLAGRLVGAAPEGGMFVWVTVQAAGIDALALARAAMRRGVSVVPGDEFSLVDAFPRQLRLSFSMLDPAGLVTAVDRIGQAFDDLGAPG; encoded by the coding sequence GTGACGGTGCGACCCGATCTTGCCGCCCGTACCGCCGGGATGCGTCCGTCGAAGCTGCGGGAGTTGGTCGCCGCGGCGGCCGGGCCGCCGCCGGCGGGCGGGCTGATGTCGCTGGGCGGCGGGTTGCCGCCGGCCGAGGCGTTCCCGGTGGCGGCGGTGTCGGCGGCGGCCGGCCGGGTGCTGAGCACCGCCGCCACCGCCGCGCTGCAGTACTCACCCACCGAGGGAGATCCGGCGCTGCTCGATCTGATCGGCGCGGATCTCGCCGGCCGGCTGCGGCTGCCCGATCCGGCCGGCCGGCTGCTGGTCACCACCGGGTCGCAGCAGGCGCTCGACCTGATCGGCAAGGTGCTGCTGGACCCCGGGGACGTGGCGGTCGTCGAGTCCCCGGCCTACGTGGGGGCCTTACGGGCGCTGGCCGCGTACCAGCCACGGATCGTCGAGGTGCCGGTCGACGACGACGGGATGGACGTCGACCGGCTCGCCCAGCAGCTGCAGGCCGGCTTGCGGCCCAAACTGTGCTATCTGGTGGCGAACTTCTCCAACCCGAGCGGCCGAACCCTCGCCGTCGGACGGCGTACCCAGCTGGCGGCCCTGGCGGCCCGGTACGGCTTCCTGATCGTCGAGGACGACCCGTACGGTCAGCTGCGGTTCACCGGAGCCGACCTGCCGCCGATCGCGTCGTCCGGCACCGAGCACGTGGTCTATCTCGGCAGCTTCTCGAAGCTGGTGGCCCCCGGCCTGCGGATCGGCTACCTGGCGGCGCCGCACTGGCTGCACCGGCGGTTGGTGGTGGCGAAGCAGGCGACCGACCTGAACTCGGCGGCGTTCAGCCAGCGGTTGCTCGTCGAGTTGCTGACCACGCCGGACTGGTTCGCTGGTCACCTGGCCGGCCTGCGCGTGCTGTACCGGCAGCGGGCGCAGGCGTTGACCGGTGCGTTGCGCGACCGACTGGCCGGCCGGTTGGTCGGCGCGGCGCCGGAGGGCGGGATGTTCGTCTGGGTCACCGTGCAGGCCGCTGGGATCGATGCGTTGGCGCTGGCCCGGGCGGCGATGCGCCGAGGGGTCTCGGTCGTGCCCGGTGACGAGTTCTCACTGGTCGACGCCTTCCCCCGGCAGCTGCGGTTGTCGTTCAGCATGCTGGATCCGGCGGGTCTGGTGACCGCGGTGGACCGGATCGGGCAGGCTTTCGACGACCTGGGAGCGCCCGGGTGA